From Kineosporia succinea, the proteins below share one genomic window:
- a CDS encoding META domain-containing protein, whose product MRETWTSTEVRAGRQTLAWRRAVTRTWPAAGLLLVLAACGAEDSGGTVTPRDAEPALQQEILGTWYPQKITGYEVPKGPLGESYGNAVVTFKDDGTWVGSDGCNGLGGHYQVGEAGTFHAPAEGGTTRIGCANVPNGEVLGTATTASVKDGVLTLSTEGKATGRYVRTPPAPSAS is encoded by the coding sequence ATGCGGGAGACGTGGACGAGCACCGAGGTGCGGGCCGGGCGGCAGACGCTCGCATGGCGTCGCGCCGTCACGCGCACCTGGCCGGCGGCCGGTCTGCTGCTGGTGCTGGCGGCGTGCGGTGCCGAGGACTCCGGCGGTACGGTCACGCCGCGCGACGCGGAACCCGCGCTGCAGCAGGAGATTCTCGGCACCTGGTACCCGCAGAAGATCACCGGGTACGAGGTGCCAAAGGGTCCGCTCGGGGAGAGTTACGGGAACGCCGTCGTCACGTTCAAGGACGACGGCACCTGGGTCGGCAGCGACGGGTGCAACGGCCTGGGCGGGCACTACCAGGTCGGGGAGGCGGGCACCTTCCACGCGCCCGCCGAAGGTGGAACGACCAGGATCGGGTGTGCGAACGTCCCCAACGGTGAGGTGCTCGGCACCGCGACCACGGCGTCCGTCAAGGACGGGGTGCTCACCTTGAGCACGGAGGGCAAGGCGACGGGGCGGTACGTGCGTACGCCGCCCGCCCCGTCGGCGTCCTAG
- a CDS encoding radical SAM protein has translation MDSLTTIDPAFPRPAVIDVLERPENAALLEYVTNDPFGSHVFPGDIPDVSPSSFIDDLDAQLAGTRPIHLWSYIPTCSYRCRFCQYPVVIVKGPDDVRREKIDRWVDLNIAEAKLWLDRVPRLAEAPVGEFNVFGGTPSLIGLDSVSRLLEFYRSHFGFTDDTTIRFEGDPTTLTEPLLRRLQDLGCSKVSCGVQSFDDQVLKLSGREHTEAECHDFLDTTARLGYDWVTIDLMYGLLDQTVEGVARDLALVLEHDVPGVVCTKLHLRSYADTRTGVAGDRPAAWQFPSYRSRLEESGHHWPTLGEQYQMREVVAAGLTAAGYGEHPTMYFHRGDKPPERWKGIMVDQTRQDAEVAIGLGGSSSCRRSEAMTEVNALKYIEMVEGGVLPLASATRFGDLATESRAIKMALSTLQPLRDEVHRERFGGRSLFDEPWGARFEGLQRRGLLVADRPAGTVRLTGVGEVLVEAVMNTAF, from the coding sequence ATGGATTCGCTCACCACGATCGACCCGGCGTTCCCCCGGCCGGCCGTCATCGACGTGCTCGAACGGCCCGAGAACGCGGCGCTGCTGGAGTACGTCACCAACGACCCCTTCGGTTCCCACGTGTTCCCGGGAGACATCCCCGACGTCTCCCCGTCGTCCTTCATCGACGACCTCGACGCGCAACTGGCCGGCACCCGCCCCATTCACCTGTGGTCGTACATCCCGACCTGTAGTTACCGGTGCCGTTTCTGCCAGTACCCGGTCGTGATCGTGAAGGGACCCGACGACGTCAGGCGCGAGAAGATCGACCGCTGGGTGGATCTCAACATCGCCGAGGCGAAGCTCTGGCTGGATCGGGTGCCCCGGCTGGCCGAGGCGCCGGTGGGGGAGTTCAACGTCTTCGGCGGCACCCCGTCGCTGATTGGGCTGGACTCGGTGTCGCGCCTGCTCGAGTTCTACCGCTCGCACTTCGGTTTCACCGACGACACCACGATCCGCTTCGAGGGTGACCCGACCACGCTGACCGAGCCGCTGCTGCGTCGTCTTCAGGATCTGGGCTGTTCCAAGGTGTCCTGCGGCGTGCAGTCGTTCGACGACCAGGTGCTGAAACTCAGCGGCCGTGAGCACACCGAGGCCGAGTGCCACGACTTCCTCGACACCACGGCCCGTCTCGGTTACGACTGGGTGACGATCGACCTGATGTACGGCCTGCTCGACCAGACCGTGGAGGGTGTGGCCCGCGACCTCGCCCTCGTGCTGGAACACGACGTGCCCGGCGTGGTCTGCACCAAGCTGCACCTGCGCTCGTACGCCGACACCCGCACCGGCGTGGCCGGTGACCGGCCGGCGGCCTGGCAGTTCCCCTCCTACCGCTCACGTCTGGAGGAGTCCGGGCATCACTGGCCGACCCTCGGTGAGCAGTACCAGATGCGCGAGGTGGTGGCGGCCGGGCTGACCGCGGCCGGGTACGGCGAGCACCCCACCATGTACTTCCACCGGGGCGACAAGCCGCCGGAGCGCTGGAAGGGCATCATGGTCGACCAGACCCGGCAGGACGCGGAGGTCGCGATCGGGCTCGGGGGCAGCTCGAGCTGCCGCCGCTCGGAGGCGATGACCGAGGTGAACGCGCTGAAGTACATCGAGATGGTCGAGGGCGGGGTGCTGCCGCTGGCCTCGGCGACCCGGTTCGGCGACCTGGCCACCGAGTCCCGGGCGATCAAGATGGCGCTCTCGACGCTGCAGCCGCTGCGCGACGAGGTGCACCGTGAGCGTTTCGGCGGACGATCCCTGTTCGACGAGCCCTGGGGTGCGCGGTTCGAGGGGCTGCAGCGGCGCGGATTGCTGGTGGCCGACCGCCCGGCCGGCACGGTCCGGCTGACCGGGGTGGGGGAGGTCCTGGTCGAGGCGGTCATGAATACCGCCTTCTGA
- a CDS encoding glycosyltransferase, with translation MPESVLWCVSFDGTPLSGVVVESLKLADAFRQRGHRVLLDVGYDIKEDKGRFFAPYTDEADGLPPWVELVRVDGLDSIPWYNPAFVASTLRAVRFGTPLQGCFDVVVEALARRIEATWRRHGVTAVLVGNGTLPENIAYTRALYRAIDRYGPAIGRPFVLWHDHDLMWTSEPSSGKYGSPPYPLAPKPLNSPYIRYLALHEDARRRTLEWVPDLRDLRVLHNTFDFERSAVGIGFREAHGIPAEAALIARCTRLIPQKRADREIDLIAALRHRIHDRPVYLFLAGDPTEHPPTVAALEEQARRLGVSDRVIFGGRLAPRDLDVPHAFSVADLLAEADLMSFLTSYDYESYGNPIGEAIASGVPYLTTRYALYDTVYGRKGLHAPVLEVSSQDEAPLTPEFLADVVELLTNPRLHSRVSAHNRARGERYFGRSRAAETVDDLLTGVVTAPVWAGDTVPPLEAGTRMTVVLPVKDEAANLPAVIEGLAGQTGPGGPLDRGLFDILLVDNNSRDETVSLARELASRHEGLRLWVIHESEQGVSCARRTGMDLAAARAAERDGDDATRRFYLVSADADCRVAPDWLWELLSAMDGEKAAIGVCDYYYDAAHFAGRPLLWEAIDRTIRSRRVAWSRFGGFPDGKGFAVDRRSYQRVGGIELSYQMENGRLVSHLSDDWDFGILVRATGEDIVYVPGSRVEINPRRVDHAIDEVVAGRAYGSGGIITMRDIRPTESMRPGGRDLTEAEAVQAWEFSIKDFMPKNMILAAVLTPSLLDDEGVIDLLSPGLARRMAARIPEITADTHLHSYLPIHSYKTPCFRLYFEFAEELFARLRAKVGPDIGYPPPLPDCLQEVRDTGDEDRFREMVRQYCEDRESGEAHDYFGNGGVF, from the coding sequence ATGCCTGAATCCGTGCTCTGGTGTGTGTCGTTCGACGGAACGCCGCTGTCCGGTGTGGTCGTCGAGTCGCTGAAGCTGGCGGACGCCTTCCGGCAGCGCGGGCACCGTGTGCTTCTCGACGTGGGCTACGACATCAAGGAGGACAAGGGCCGGTTCTTCGCGCCGTACACCGACGAGGCCGACGGTCTGCCGCCCTGGGTCGAGCTGGTCCGCGTCGACGGCCTCGACTCGATCCCCTGGTACAACCCCGCCTTCGTCGCCTCCACGTTGCGGGCCGTGCGGTTCGGCACCCCGCTGCAGGGCTGTTTCGACGTGGTGGTCGAGGCCCTGGCCCGGCGCATCGAGGCGACCTGGCGGCGGCACGGGGTCACCGCGGTGCTGGTCGGCAACGGCACCCTGCCGGAGAACATCGCCTACACGCGGGCCCTCTACCGGGCGATCGATCGCTACGGGCCCGCGATCGGGCGTCCTTTCGTGCTCTGGCACGACCACGACCTGATGTGGACGAGCGAACCGTCGAGCGGCAAGTACGGCTCCCCGCCCTACCCGCTGGCCCCGAAACCGCTGAACAGCCCGTACATCCGTTACCTGGCGCTGCACGAAGACGCGCGTCGCCGCACCCTGGAATGGGTTCCGGACCTGCGAGACCTGCGGGTGCTGCACAACACCTTCGACTTCGAGCGCTCCGCCGTGGGCATCGGCTTCCGTGAGGCCCACGGCATCCCCGCCGAGGCCGCGCTGATCGCCCGCTGCACCCGCCTGATCCCGCAGAAACGCGCCGATCGCGAGATCGACCTGATCGCGGCGCTGCGCCACCGCATCCACGACCGGCCGGTGTACCTGTTCCTGGCCGGCGACCCGACCGAGCACCCGCCCACCGTCGCGGCCCTGGAGGAGCAGGCGCGGCGGCTCGGGGTGAGCGACCGGGTGATCTTCGGCGGCCGGCTCGCACCCCGCGATCTCGACGTGCCGCACGCCTTCTCGGTCGCCGACCTGCTCGCCGAGGCCGACCTGATGTCGTTCCTGACCTCGTACGACTACGAGAGCTACGGCAACCCGATCGGCGAGGCGATCGCGTCCGGCGTGCCCTACCTGACCACGCGTTACGCGCTCTACGACACGGTCTACGGCCGCAAGGGCCTGCACGCGCCGGTTCTCGAGGTCTCCTCCCAGGACGAGGCGCCCCTGACCCCGGAGTTCCTCGCCGACGTGGTCGAGCTTCTGACCAATCCCCGCCTGCACAGCCGGGTCTCGGCGCACAACCGGGCCCGGGGTGAGCGCTACTTCGGCCGGAGCCGAGCGGCGGAGACGGTGGACGATCTGCTCACCGGTGTGGTCACGGCGCCGGTGTGGGCGGGAGACACCGTGCCGCCGCTGGAGGCCGGCACCCGGATGACGGTGGTGCTGCCGGTCAAGGACGAGGCCGCGAACCTGCCGGCGGTGATCGAAGGTCTGGCCGGCCAGACCGGTCCCGGCGGCCCGCTGGATCGCGGCCTGTTCGACATCCTGCTGGTGGACAACAACTCCCGCGACGAGACGGTCTCGCTGGCCCGTGAGCTCGCGTCCCGTCACGAGGGGCTGCGGCTGTGGGTGATCCACGAGAGCGAGCAGGGCGTTTCGTGTGCCCGGCGCACCGGCATGGACCTGGCCGCGGCCCGGGCCGCGGAGCGGGACGGCGACGACGCCACGCGCCGCTTCTACCTGGTCTCGGCCGACGCCGACTGCCGGGTGGCCCCCGACTGGCTGTGGGAACTGCTGTCGGCGATGGACGGGGAGAAGGCTGCGATCGGGGTGTGCGACTACTACTACGACGCGGCGCATTTCGCGGGCCGCCCGCTGCTGTGGGAGGCGATCGACCGCACGATCCGCAGCCGCCGGGTGGCCTGGTCACGATTCGGCGGGTTTCCCGACGGCAAGGGGTTCGCGGTCGACCGGCGCTCCTACCAGCGTGTGGGGGGCATCGAGCTGTCGTACCAGATGGAGAACGGCCGCCTGGTCAGTCACCTGTCCGACGACTGGGACTTCGGCATCCTGGTGCGGGCCACCGGCGAGGACATTGTCTACGTGCCGGGTTCGCGGGTCGAGATCAACCCGCGGCGGGTGGATCACGCGATCGACGAGGTGGTGGCCGGGCGGGCGTACGGCTCGGGTGGCATCATCACCATGCGCGACATCCGGCCCACCGAGTCGATGAGGCCGGGCGGCCGTGACCTCACCGAGGCGGAAGCGGTTCAGGCCTGGGAGTTCTCGATCAAGGACTTCATGCCGAAGAACATGATCCTGGCCGCCGTGCTCACCCCTTCGCTGCTCGACGACGAGGGCGTGATCGACCTGCTCTCGCCCGGGCTGGCGCGGCGGATGGCCGCGCGCATCCCGGAGATCACGGCCGACACGCACCTGCACAGTTACCTGCCGATCCACTCGTACAAGACGCCCTGTTTCCGGCTGTACTTCGAGTTCGCCGAGGAGCTGTTCGCCCGTCTGCGCGCGAAGGTCGGCCCGGACATCGGGTATCCGCCGCCCCTGCCCGACTGCCTCCAGGAGGTGCGCGACACCGGTGACGAAGACCGGTTCCGCGAGATGGTGCGGCAGTACTGCGAAGACCGGGAATCCGGCGAGGCCCACGACTATTTCGGCAACGGAGGCGTGTTCTGA